Proteins from one Pseudomonadota bacterium genomic window:
- a CDS encoding DUF1015 domain-containing protein: protein MHEPNIKPFRGMLFNKEKIGDVASCVCPPYDVISDARTYSERNRFNIIRLELPEQNPPLDQYNNARETLEHWLQQGVITFDEKDAVYIYEQEFEVEHKSFLRRGFIALNKIEKNRMLTHEETRKKAKEDRERLISSLKTYTSFVFGLYEDKMQDIENILTTAPKEIIYDFIDEQFVTNRFYKMTDRDAINALSKEIDKKNIYIADGHHRLDVSYRLGLSYIPIYLTNMYSNGIVILPYHRMIKFKQFKNINEILNSVKQYADIDKILLDNDNSLSTAIELISQSDMPAYLLYSKDAPDVLYMLKVNKPIPMDNNMHESLKKLKVNIAHNGILKGLLYISDDEIEFTQDSHELISDVKKGKFDLALLLPPTTVEEVKDIADHSLYMPPKSTYFYPKILTGLVLYRYE, encoded by the coding sequence ATGCATGAACCAAATATAAAACCCTTTAGAGGAATGCTATTCAACAAGGAAAAAATCGGCGATGTAGCCTCTTGCGTCTGCCCGCCTTATGATGTAATTTCAGATGCGCGGACCTATTCTGAGAGAAACAGGTTCAATATTATCAGACTGGAATTACCGGAACAGAATCCTCCACTTGATCAGTATAATAATGCGAGAGAAACACTCGAACATTGGCTGCAACAGGGAGTAATTACTTTTGATGAAAAGGATGCGGTCTATATATACGAACAGGAATTTGAAGTCGAGCATAAATCCTTCCTAAGGAGAGGTTTTATTGCTCTTAATAAGATTGAAAAAAACCGTATGCTTACGCACGAAGAAACACGGAAAAAGGCAAAAGAAGACAGGGAAAGGCTGATCTCTTCTTTAAAAACATACACAAGTTTTGTTTTCGGTCTTTATGAAGATAAGATGCAGGATATCGAAAACATTCTTACAACTGCTCCAAAAGAGATTATCTATGACTTTATTGACGAGCAGTTTGTTACAAACAGATTCTATAAGATGACAGACAGGGATGCAATAAACGCCCTTTCTAAGGAAATAGATAAAAAAAACATATATATTGCCGACGGCCATCACAGGCTGGATGTTTCATACAGGCTGGGACTTTCTTATATACCGATTTATTTAACAAATATGTATTCCAATGGCATTGTGATTCTCCCTTATCACAGAATGATAAAATTTAAACAATTTAAAAATATTAATGAAATTTTAAACTCAGTAAAGCAATATGCTGATATTGATAAAATTCTGCTGGATAACGATAATTCGCTCAGTACGGCAATTGAACTAATTTCTCAATCTGACATGCCGGCTTATCTTTTATATTCGAAAGATGCGCCTGATGTGCTTTATATGCTTAAGGTAAACAAACCCATTCCCATGGATAATAATATGCATGAGAGCCTTAAAAAACTGAAAGTTAATATAGCGCATAACGGTATATTGAAGGGACTGCTTTATATATCTGATGACGAAATTGAATTTACTCAAGACTCGCATGAATTGATAAGCGATGTAAAAAAAGGTAAATTTGATCTGGCGCTCTTACTCCCCCCCACAACAGTTGAAGAAGTGAAAGATATTGCGGACCATAGTCTCTATATGCCGCCTAAATCAACTTATTTCTATCCTAAAATACTCACAGGCCTGGTTTTATACAGGTACGAATGA
- a CDS encoding 4Fe-4S dicluster domain-containing protein, with amino-acid sequence MNTINFSNDVDLDFIKQVFKESGENPSLCYQCGNCTAGCPYTQYFDYPVSQIMRLLQTGQKDTILNSKAIWLCATCETCTTRCPCEIDVAGIMDILRIIARRENRVSEKDVKLFYDTFLNSMKQFGRIYEVGILLSYNLKSGHLFADAELGPKVMEHEKIHFLPKWIKGADKVAQIFNRFQEKAKKHD; translated from the coding sequence ATGAATACAATTAACTTCAGCAATGATGTCGACTTAGATTTTATTAAACAGGTTTTCAAAGAAAGCGGAGAAAACCCCTCGCTTTGTTATCAATGCGGCAACTGTACCGCAGGATGTCCTTATACACAGTATTTTGATTACCCTGTGAGCCAGATCATGAGGCTTCTCCAGACAGGACAGAAAGACACGATCCTTAATTCAAAAGCCATATGGCTCTGCGCCACTTGTGAAACCTGTACGACAAGGTGTCCTTGCGAAATAGATGTTGCCGGAATTATGGATATTCTCCGGATTATTGCACGTCGTGAGAACAGGGTGTCCGAGAAGGATGTAAAGCTATTTTACGACACATTCCTTAATTCCATGAAGCAATTCGGCAGGATTTATGAAGTGGGAATTCTCCTCTCGTATAATCTTAAATCAGGTCATTTATTTGCTGATGCGGAGCTTGGACCAAAGGTTATGGAGCATGAAAAGATACACTTTTTACCTAAGTGGATTAAGGGTGCTGATAAGGTAGCTCAAATTTTCAACAGATTCCAGGAAAAGGCAAAGAAGCATGATTGA
- the carB gene encoding carbamoyl-phosphate synthase large subunit has protein sequence MKPSKIEGINKVLIIGSGPIIIGQACEFDYSGTQACKALRAAGYKIVLVNSNPATIMTDPGMADATYIEPLTVDVLEKIIEKEKPQGLLPNLGGQTGLNLAAELSRKGILQKHGVQIIGVQVDAIERGEDRDEFKKTMSKLDIPMPESALAYSIEDALEIADRLGYPVVIRPAYTMGGTGGGIAYNKEELKTIASRGISASLIGQVLIEEAVIGWEELELEVVRDAENNMITVCFIENIDPMGVHTGDSFCSAPMLTISEDVQQKLQEYSYRIVEAIQVIGGTNIQFAHNPDDGRIVVIEINPRTSRSSALASKATGFPIAFVSAKLAGGYMLKDIPYYRSGTLDKYVPSGEYVVIKFARWAFEKFREAEDKLGTQMKAVGEAMSIGKNYKEAFQKAIRSLEIKRYGLGFASNFNDLPLDDLMRLLNEPSSERQFVMYEALRKGATIDELFEKTKIKHWFIGQMKELVELEEEILQYKGKTLPDILLVKAKEDGFSDKYLAKILVLKEEDIRNRRISLGKVEAWCAVPVSGADAAYYYSTYNAPNEVAISDRPKVMILGGGPNRIGQGIEFDYTCVHAAFTLRDEGYESIMVNCNPETVSTDYDTSDKLYFEPLTVEDVLSIYNKEKPIGVIVQFGGQTPLNIAKELEEAGVKILGTSPESIDLAEDRKRFKQVMHKLDIPQPESGTAITLEEALKVAGKIGYPLMVRPSYVLGGRGMEIVYDDATLTSYVNAAVDISPGRPILIDKFLENAIEVEADAIADGEDAFVPSIMEHIELAGIHSGDSACAIPPRTLSEKHIRTINEYTKMIAIELNVVGLMNIQYAIADDIVYILEANPRASRTVPLVSKVTGVQMARIATQFMLGKKLKDIGLKHKKYPHVGVKEAVFPFNMFPEVDPTLGPEMRSTGEVLGMADSFGLAFFKSQAAAGQKLPETGTVLITISPKDRNDVLGVAKYLKEAGFNILATEGTQKFFATNGIASTLIKKVHEGRPNILDALHNKEIQLIINTPIGKNSMYDDSYIRKTAIKYKIPYITTTAAAKAVAEGIRAYIENKEGVGIKSLQAYHMDIE, from the coding sequence ATGAAACCATCAAAAATAGAAGGTATAAACAAGGTTTTGATTATAGGTTCCGGCCCTATTATCATCGGTCAGGCTTGTGAATTTGATTATTCAGGCACGCAGGCATGTAAAGCACTGAGAGCTGCCGGGTATAAAATTGTCCTTGTTAATTCAAATCCTGCAACCATTATGACAGACCCTGGAATGGCTGATGCGACATACATTGAACCACTCACAGTCGATGTCCTCGAAAAAATTATAGAAAAAGAAAAACCTCAAGGATTGTTGCCTAACCTTGGGGGACAGACAGGATTGAATCTCGCTGCGGAACTTTCAAGAAAGGGTATTCTCCAGAAACATGGCGTGCAGATTATAGGTGTCCAGGTAGACGCGATTGAGAGAGGGGAAGACCGGGATGAATTCAAAAAGACAATGAGCAAACTCGATATCCCCATGCCTGAGTCCGCCCTCGCCTATTCTATTGAAGATGCACTTGAAATTGCCGACAGGCTCGGTTATCCAGTTGTCATAAGGCCGGCATATACCATGGGTGGTACGGGCGGTGGTATTGCATATAATAAGGAAGAGCTAAAGACTATTGCAAGCAGGGGTATTTCAGCGAGCCTTATCGGTCAGGTACTCATAGAAGAGGCAGTTATAGGTTGGGAGGAACTGGAGCTTGAAGTAGTAAGGGATGCTGAAAATAACATGATTACCGTTTGCTTTATTGAAAATATCGACCCCATGGGCGTTCATACGGGAGATTCCTTCTGCTCTGCTCCCATGTTGACCATATCAGAGGATGTGCAGCAAAAACTGCAGGAATATTCGTACCGGATTGTTGAAGCCATACAGGTAATCGGTGGGACAAATATCCAGTTTGCCCATAACCCGGATGACGGGCGGATCGTGGTCATTGAGATCAACCCCAGGACTTCACGTTCATCCGCCCTCGCCTCCAAAGCCACCGGTTTCCCTATTGCCTTTGTTTCTGCCAAACTTGCAGGGGGATATATGTTAAAGGATATCCCCTATTATAGAAGCGGGACTCTTGATAAATATGTGCCTTCAGGGGAGTATGTTGTTATAAAATTTGCCCGCTGGGCCTTTGAAAAGTTCAGAGAGGCAGAAGACAAGTTGGGTACACAAATGAAAGCAGTGGGCGAAGCAATGAGTATCGGCAAGAATTATAAAGAAGCATTTCAGAAAGCAATCCGCTCTCTTGAGATTAAACGTTATGGTCTGGGTTTCGCAAGCAATTTTAATGACCTTCCCCTTGACGACCTGATGAGACTGCTCAATGAACCATCATCGGAAAGACAATTTGTTATGTATGAAGCATTACGGAAAGGCGCAACAATAGATGAGTTATTTGAAAAGACAAAGATAAAACACTGGTTTATAGGGCAGATGAAGGAGTTGGTCGAGCTTGAAGAGGAAATTCTGCAATATAAAGGAAAGACGCTTCCCGACATACTTCTTGTGAAAGCCAAGGAAGACGGCTTCTCAGATAAATATCTTGCTAAAATCCTTGTTTTGAAAGAAGAAGATATCAGGAATAGAAGGATTTCCCTGGGTAAAGTTGAAGCATGGTGTGCGGTTCCGGTAAGCGGCGCCGACGCTGCATACTATTACTCAACATATAATGCCCCTAATGAAGTTGCAATAAGCGACAGGCCTAAGGTAATGATTCTTGGAGGCGGTCCGAACAGAATCGGCCAGGGTATAGAGTTCGATTATACCTGTGTCCACGCTGCATTTACACTACGCGATGAAGGGTATGAATCAATCATGGTGAATTGTAACCCTGAAACAGTTTCTACCGACTACGATACCTCTGATAAACTTTACTTCGAACCCCTTACTGTAGAAGATGTATTAAGCATTTACAATAAGGAAAAACCTATCGGTGTGATAGTCCAGTTCGGAGGGCAGACTCCGCTCAATATTGCAAAGGAACTTGAAGAGGCAGGCGTAAAGATATTGGGCACATCACCTGAAAGCATAGATCTTGCAGAAGACAGGAAACGTTTTAAGCAAGTAATGCATAAGCTTGATATACCACAGCCTGAGAGCGGAACTGCAATAACACTTGAGGAAGCACTTAAAGTGGCAGGTAAAATCGGTTATCCTCTCATGGTTAGACCATCATACGTGCTTGGCGGGCGCGGGATGGAAATTGTCTATGACGATGCAACACTTACCTCCTATGTGAATGCAGCCGTAGACATATCCCCAGGCAGACCTATCCTGATAGATAAATTTCTTGAGAATGCAATTGAAGTGGAGGCAGATGCAATAGCAGACGGCGAAGATGCTTTTGTTCCTTCAATTATGGAGCATATAGAACTTGCCGGCATCCACTCCGGTGACAGCGCCTGTGCAATTCCGCCCAGGACTTTATCTGAAAAACATATCCGTACGATAAATGAATATACGAAAATGATCGCCATCGAGTTGAACGTTGTAGGGCTCATGAACATCCAGTACGCAATTGCCGATGATATAGTCTATATCCTTGAAGCAAACCCCAGAGCAAGCAGGACTGTGCCTCTTGTGTCAAAGGTAACGGGAGTTCAGATGGCACGCATTGCCACACAGTTTATGCTTGGTAAAAAACTGAAAGATATAGGACTGAAGCACAAAAAATATCCCCATGTTGGGGTAAAAGAGGCTGTATTTCCTTTCAATATGTTCCCTGAAGTTGATCCGACCTTGGGGCCTGAAATGAGATCCACCGGAGAAGTTCTTGGTATGGCTGACTCATTCGGTCTTGCTTTTTTCAAATCTCAGGCTGCTGCAGGTCAAAAATTGCCTGAAACAGGCACTGTACTTATCACAATATCGCCAAAGGACAGAAACGATGTCCTCGGTGTGGCAAAATATCTGAAAGAAGCAGGCTTCAACATCCTTGCTACGGAGGGAACACAGAAATTCTTTGCAACTAATGGAATAGCATCAACACTGATAAAGAAAGTTCACGAAGGAAGACCCAATATTCTTGATGCGCTGCACAACAAGGAGATTCAGCTTATTATCAATACGCCGATCGGGAAGAACAGTATGTATGATGATTCTTACATAAGAAAGACAGCTATAAAATACAAAATACCATATATTACAACAACTGCAGCAGCCAAAGCAGTGGCAGAAGGTATCAGGGCATATATAGAGAATAAGGAAGGAGTGGGAATAAAGTCACTCCAGGCTTACCACATGGATATAGAATGA
- a CDS encoding TolC family protein produces the protein MKKCFFICLITLAFCSRVDATTEYTLDTLYRIALERSEKIKISAEDLYIAITGKEKAMSFLLPQLSAVGGYTRYKDSKISDSVTLIQPDETASYGVRLDQSMSLSGREITAFKISKDNIEKSRLDLIAVKEAYMFLVSSAYYNYLKAKKIDDISKANVERLTKHKNAATTRLRIGEVTKTALLRAEAELSGAQSDLIKTGNLTTLRKAVLARIVGIDEDFEVKENSELRDSRSTPEEIIEGCQPLAVECLKEKANIERAELKSANMQKKMADDMVRIAKGAYWPTVSVEGVYQKRKETPETGSIVRDNLYGGLKFNLLFFEGGIRDAQVKEADSKKRQAGLAYEDLKKNVNIEVEGAYLDFVTQKGVLKSLEDQDSFAKDNYSAVTRQFEYGLTNSIDVMDANTLLVTAERQLADAIYSYRLSVLMVKRATGILLKSITGSDTN, from the coding sequence ATGAAAAAATGTTTTTTTATATGCCTGATTACATTGGCTTTTTGCTCCAGGGTAGACGCAACAACGGAGTATACTCTTGATACATTATACAGGATAGCCCTTGAGCGGTCAGAAAAAATAAAAATTTCCGCTGAAGATCTTTACATAGCTATAACAGGCAAAGAAAAAGCCATGTCATTTTTACTACCTCAGCTTTCAGCAGTTGGAGGATATACAAGATATAAAGATTCCAAAATATCCGATTCGGTTACGCTGATTCAACCGGATGAAACAGCGTCCTACGGGGTAAGACTTGACCAGTCAATGTCATTGTCCGGCAGGGAAATTACTGCTTTTAAAATCTCAAAGGACAACATAGAGAAGAGCAGGTTAGATCTTATCGCAGTGAAAGAAGCTTACATGTTTCTTGTCTCCAGCGCCTACTACAACTATTTGAAGGCAAAAAAAATCGATGATATTTCAAAGGCTAATGTGGAGAGATTAACGAAACATAAAAATGCAGCCACAACGAGACTCAGGATAGGAGAAGTTACAAAAACAGCCCTTTTGAGAGCGGAAGCGGAGTTGTCCGGGGCTCAATCTGATTTGATAAAAACAGGTAATTTAACGACCCTGAGAAAGGCTGTTCTTGCACGGATTGTTGGAATAGATGAGGATTTTGAAGTAAAAGAAAATAGCGAATTACGGGACTCAAGGAGCACCCCGGAAGAAATAATTGAAGGATGTCAGCCTTTGGCTGTCGAATGTTTGAAAGAAAAAGCCAATATTGAGCGCGCCGAACTGAAATCGGCAAACATGCAGAAAAAAATGGCCGACGATATGGTCAGGATTGCAAAAGGAGCTTACTGGCCTACAGTTTCAGTTGAAGGTGTATATCAGAAGAGGAAGGAAACTCCTGAAACGGGGAGCATTGTCCGTGATAACCTCTATGGCGGATTAAAATTTAACTTGCTGTTTTTTGAGGGCGGAATACGTGATGCTCAGGTAAAAGAAGCAGATTCAAAAAAAAGGCAGGCAGGGCTTGCCTATGAAGACCTTAAAAAAAATGTCAATATTGAGGTTGAAGGCGCTTATCTCGATTTTGTGACCCAAAAGGGGGTTTTAAAATCTCTTGAAGATCAAGACTCATTTGCAAAAGATAATTACAGCGCTGTTACAAGACAGTTTGAATACGGGCTTACTAACAGCATAGATGTTATGGATGCCAATACTTTACTAGTTACAGCAGAAAGACAGCTTGCTGATGCAATTTATAGTTACCGGTTATCCGTATTGATGGTAAAACGAGCAACAGGAATACTTTTGAAGTCAATAACCGGTTCAGACACCAATTAA
- a CDS encoding efflux RND transporter periplasmic adaptor subunit: MKKMKFVVMFGCLLFTVYSLFFLIGCNKKENKTLEKTFNVQVQTVEKRQLRPFIEATGTLTPFEEVFISAEVEGVLKSVKVDEGTIVSKGMLLAAIDDTDYSHEVKKDEALLKQVEATLANTKLEFKRKEALFKEELVTRQQFDDVSTRLSLADAEIDRAKASLSLAKHKLVKTRVYSPISSIVKERKVSIGDFVKNGTQLFVIIQSNPLKLHFSVPEKDVRRLKVGQDIALKVDAFPDKDFKGKVNIVYPSLEEKTRTLQIEALVPNPNETLKPGMFAKVLLYTGGETATVVVPITSLLYEAEKVNVFIVESNMAKERPVKIGSKYGEMMEIIEGLKAGDRVVVAGQQALSEGAKVAVLAAPASSESEAVPPAPGGSGSQKEIKNKGEANSKK; this comes from the coding sequence ATGAAAAAGATGAAATTTGTTGTCATGTTCGGCTGCTTGTTATTTACTGTTTACTCCTTATTTTTTTTAATCGGGTGCAACAAAAAAGAAAATAAAACTTTGGAGAAAACTTTTAATGTTCAGGTTCAGACAGTAGAGAAAAGACAACTCAGGCCATTTATTGAGGCCACCGGCACGCTAACTCCTTTTGAAGAGGTTTTTATCAGCGCAGAAGTTGAAGGGGTTTTGAAAAGCGTAAAAGTAGATGAAGGCACAATAGTTTCGAAGGGCATGCTCCTTGCGGCAATTGACGATACAGATTATAGCCATGAAGTGAAAAAAGACGAAGCGTTGCTGAAACAGGTTGAAGCAACACTTGCCAATACAAAGCTCGAGTTTAAGCGAAAAGAAGCCCTTTTTAAAGAAGAGCTTGTTACGCGGCAGCAGTTTGATGATGTGTCTACAAGGCTTTCTCTCGCTGATGCAGAGATTGACAGGGCAAAGGCGTCTTTGTCCCTTGCTAAACATAAACTTGTTAAAACAAGGGTATATTCTCCTATTTCATCTATAGTAAAAGAGAGAAAAGTTTCAATTGGGGATTTTGTAAAAAATGGCACTCAGCTTTTTGTGATTATCCAGTCAAATCCTTTAAAATTACACTTTTCAGTCCCCGAGAAAGACGTGAGGAGGCTCAAGGTAGGCCAGGATATTGCGTTAAAGGTTGACGCCTTTCCTGATAAAGATTTTAAAGGAAAGGTCAATATTGTTTATCCGAGCCTTGAGGAAAAAACAAGGACACTTCAGATTGAGGCATTGGTTCCAAATCCCAATGAAACTTTAAAACCCGGTATGTTTGCAAAGGTGCTGCTCTATACCGGAGGAGAAACGGCAACGGTCGTTGTCCCGATAACTTCACTGCTATATGAAGCGGAGAAAGTAAATGTTTTTATTGTTGAGAGCAACATGGCAAAAGAAAGACCTGTAAAGATCGGCAGTAAATACGGAGAAATGATGGAAATTATTGAAGGTCTGAAAGCGGGGGACAGAGTTGTTGTTGCCGGGCAACAGGCACTTTCAGAAGGTGCAAAAGTTGCCGTGCTGGCAGCGCCTGCAAGCTCGGAGTCTGAGGCTGTCCCGCCTGCGCCAGGAGGGAGCGGTTCGCAAAAAGAGATAAAAAACAAAGGCGAGGCAAACAGCAAAAAATGA
- a CDS encoding polyprenyl synthetase family protein, protein MEQIIKLIENDLKKLELSIEQLVSTKVGFIKEIVNYIIRSGGKRIRPILVMLSSKLCGYNGEQHITYSAIIEFIHTSTLLHDDVVDNAKTRRGASTANIIWGNEASVLVGDFLYTKSFELMADGDNFEIIKTMAHTTKQLSEGEILELLKTSDISTSEEEYFEIIRNKTAVLFSVACEIGAILSNIDEEKRLALKEYGQNLGMAFQLTDDILDYNSYDEVLGKKVGTDLKEGKITLPLIIAMNATTEKEKAVIKRVVEKSSITLKDFEKVSAIIKKYDGIKYTSDKAMQYTNAAKDCLKIFEPSPFKDALLELPEYVHKRKT, encoded by the coding sequence ATGGAGCAGATTATAAAACTGATAGAAAATGACTTGAAAAAACTCGAATTATCAATAGAACAATTGGTTTCAACAAAAGTCGGTTTTATAAAAGAGATTGTAAACTATATAATAAGATCGGGCGGAAAAAGAATCAGGCCGATTCTTGTTATGCTCAGCTCAAAGCTCTGCGGTTATAATGGAGAACAGCATATAACCTATTCGGCAATCATTGAGTTTATTCACACATCAACACTTTTACATGATGATGTGGTAGATAATGCGAAAACGAGAAGGGGTGCTTCAACAGCAAATATAATATGGGGGAATGAAGCAAGCGTCCTTGTCGGGGATTTCCTTTATACAAAATCTTTTGAACTTATGGCAGACGGAGACAACTTTGAAATAATAAAAACCATGGCGCATACTACAAAGCAATTATCAGAAGGTGAAATATTAGAGCTTTTGAAGACATCGGATATTAGTACCAGTGAAGAAGAGTATTTTGAAATCATCAGGAATAAAACGGCTGTTCTTTTTTCAGTAGCATGTGAAATAGGCGCTATACTGAGCAATATTGATGAAGAGAAAAGGCTTGCCTTAAAAGAATATGGACAAAATCTCGGCATGGCTTTTCAGCTGACGGATGATATACTTGATTACAACTCATACGATGAAGTTCTCGGGAAAAAAGTTGGGACAGATCTTAAAGAAGGAAAAATAACACTTCCCCTTATCATTGCTATGAATGCTACAACAGAGAAAGAAAAAGCTGTTATTAAAAGAGTTGTTGAAAAATCGAGTATTACATTGAAAGATTTTGAGAAAGTAAGTGCAATTATAAAAAAATATGACGGGATAAAATATACATCCGATAAGGCAATGCAGTACACAAATGCAGCTAAAGATTGTTTAAAGATCTTTGAGCCATCACCCTTTAAGGATGCGCTTCTTGAACTTCCTGAGTATGTACACAAGAGAAAAACATGA
- a CDS encoding methyltransferase, whose amino-acid sequence MLLEDDETLDILCNDELKIIQKKDGYRFSIDAILLSNFITLKKHERLLDIGTGCGIMPVYMSKKGNNNSMMGIEIQEELFHVAQKNKDLNKCENIEFIHGDIKLFVESLKKRPFHVIASNPPYTKGHTGRESPKHSRFIARYESYIDLPALLSASSTLLNKKGRFYIIYPSKRLGELIYTAKANKLEPKRLRLIYPKKEKGANLFLAEFIKEGGMEVTIEKPLFIYDNEQYTEEIESYYCLKKG is encoded by the coding sequence ATGTTATTAGAAGACGATGAAACACTTGATATTCTATGCAATGATGAACTTAAAATAATCCAGAAGAAGGATGGCTACAGATTTTCCATCGATGCTATTCTACTGTCAAACTTTATAACCCTGAAAAAACATGAAAGGTTGTTGGATATTGGAACAGGCTGTGGCATTATGCCGGTCTATATGTCGAAGAAAGGCAACAATAATTCCATGATGGGCATAGAGATACAGGAGGAATTATTCCATGTAGCTCAAAAGAATAAAGATCTCAACAAGTGTGAAAACATTGAATTTATCCACGGTGATATTAAACTTTTTGTTGAAAGTTTAAAAAAGAGGCCTTTTCATGTAATAGCGTCCAACCCTCCTTATACAAAAGGTCATACGGGTAGAGAAAGTCCAAAACATTCAAGATTTATAGCAAGATATGAATCGTATATTGACCTTCCGGCATTGCTTTCAGCTTCATCGACTCTATTGAATAAAAAAGGACGTTTTTATATTATTTATCCTTCAAAAAGACTGGGTGAACTTATTTATACAGCCAAAGCTAATAAACTTGAGCCGAAAAGACTGAGATTGATTTATCCGAAAAAAGAAAAGGGTGCCAATCTTTTTCTTGCTGAATTCATAAAAGAAGGTGGTATGGAAGTAACTATTGAAAAACCTCTTTTTATATACGATAATGAGCAATATACGGAAGAAATTGAAAGCTATTACTGTCTGAAGAAAGGGTAG
- a CDS encoding CoB--CoM heterodisulfide reductase iron-sulfur subunit B family protein, whose product MIETTYGYYAGCSLEGTASEYDTSLKVVLKALGVDFREPDDWSCCGSTPAHTVDHVFAAALAARNLAIVEKTGLKTLITPCPSCMTAFKKAQHGMTKSDSFKQEVNELLDEPYECGVFAKSALQVIYEDVGLDAVTAKVTHTLPDLKVAPYYGCILNRPPEIAQFDDPENPVSMDKILAAAGVEVCDFAFKVECCGAAFGVPKRDMVNRLTYKVLSMAIDAGANCIAVACPLCQQNLDLRQEQVNKVMGSSFDMPVLYFSQIMGLAYGYSPNDLAMDKVIVSADRFVRTRITVQQAREAKELQEQQAKAKGQKSKATESKEETKLEEIE is encoded by the coding sequence ATGATTGAAACAACATACGGCTACTATGCCGGCTGCTCACTTGAAGGCACGGCAAGCGAATATGATACATCCCTGAAGGTTGTACTAAAAGCCCTCGGGGTAGATTTTCGAGAGCCTGATGACTGGAGTTGCTGTGGCTCAACACCGGCGCATACGGTAGACCATGTTTTTGCTGCTGCCCTTGCTGCCAGAAACCTCGCAATTGTTGAAAAGACCGGTCTTAAGACCCTTATTACGCCTTGTCCCTCCTGTATGACAGCCTTTAAAAAGGCACAGCACGGAATGACGAAAAGCGATTCCTTTAAACAAGAAGTCAACGAGCTTCTTGATGAACCGTATGAGTGCGGAGTCTTCGCTAAATCTGCCCTGCAGGTAATTTATGAAGATGTCGGGCTTGATGCAGTAACAGCAAAGGTTACCCACACGCTTCCTGATCTGAAGGTTGCGCCATATTACGGATGTATTCTTAACAGACCTCCGGAGATTGCCCAATTTGATGACCCGGAAAACCCTGTGTCAATGGATAAAATCCTTGCAGCTGCCGGGGTTGAAGTATGTGATTTTGCATTTAAAGTTGAATGCTGCGGTGCGGCATTTGGAGTTCCAAAAAGAGACATGGTGAACCGCCTTACATATAAAGTGCTTTCTATGGCTATCGATGCAGGCGCAAACTGTATTGCCGTCGCATGCCCTCTGTGCCAGCAGAACCTTGATTTACGCCAGGAACAGGTAAATAAAGTAATGGGTTCTTCTTTTGATATGCCTGTTCTCTATTTTTCTCAGATTATGGGTCTTGCCTATGGTTACTCTCCAAATGATCTTGCCATGGATAAGGTGATTGTAAGTGCAGATCGTTTTGTACGTACACGTATCACTGTTCAGCAGGCTCGTGAGGCAAAGGAGTTGCAGGAACAGCAGGCAAAAGCGAAAGGTCAGAAATCGAAAGCAACGGAAAGCAAAGAAGAAACTAAATTAGAGGAGATTGAATAA